The Pristiophorus japonicus isolate sPriJap1 chromosome 17, sPriJap1.hap1, whole genome shotgun sequence DNA window TAATTcacgtggatgtcgctggcaaggccggcatttattgcccatccctaattgccccttgagaaggtggtggtgagccgccttcttgaaccgctgcagtccgtgtggtgaaggtgctcccacagtgctgttagggagggagttccaggattttgacccggcgacgatgaaagaacggacgatatatttccaagtcaggatggtgtgtgacttggagaggaatcaagtggggctgctttgtcctggatggtgtcgaggttcttgagtgttgttggagtggcattcatccaggcaagtggagagtattccctcacactcctgacctgtgccttgtagatggtgcaaaggctttgagGTGCTGCTTTATAAGGTTCCAGGACATTGAAATAAAATGTGTTAGTTTTCTGCTATAGTACAGTTGCATGTCGATTTTAAGGTTATACAGTCTAAATATGTCAGCCAtgacttagtgggtagcactcacacctctgagtcaaagatcatggtttcaagtcccacgccagagacttgagtacaaaaatctaggctgacactcccagtaccttagtgagggaatgctgcaatgtggagcaaaggaaatcaggtatgtgcaggaggccagaattggaggagcgcagagatctcggagggttgtgggactggtggagattacagaggtagggagggtggtgaggccacggagggatgagaattttaaaatggaggcactGCCAGacggggagccagtgtaggtcagcgagcacagggggtgatgggtgaacgggactcgacgCGAGTTAGAACATGCACATTTCTAACAACGTTAGTCCGCAGGGAGAAGAGCAGGTAACATGGATAGAGAGCAGGCGAGGCCCTGGTGGTATTTGAAATCCAGCCTGAGATGTCGAAAACCACGGGAGCCTTGCCAGTATGTGTCGTATTTAATGATTATATATACACATTACGGCATGTTTTCTGAAGTAATaaatatgcatgcaaaaataaattATTGCCAGTGTTAAAATGTAGCAGACCCTTTCCTTGTTGATTCATCGTCCGTAATCAGTTAATTACACAGGAACACACATTGACGTGCAATAAGGAAAGAAAAAACACACATATTTACGTCTATAAAAATCTACGCCTTTTTCCACAAGCATTCAGTTTGCTTCTTAGTTTACTAACGACCGCACTGTGAAAAGTTGTTAGATTGCTGGCAACAGCTGCAGAGCCCATCTTACCACTCAGGACATAGCTCGGTGTACGTTTCCATCTTAAACACATGCTCCGTTCAGTAATGGTCTCCTGCTAATTCTCTTACCGGCCCCTCGGCTATATTTAACCTCAGTCAAAACAGGTCCATTCGACAGCAGCAGACTCGCGGCTTGTTACTGTGGTAACTAGTGGGGGGGTGCACGGGGCTGGGGGCGCAAGGTGAAGTTTTGGTGTCAGTGTGAAGGTGGGCACTGGTTCAAAGGCTGCAACGGACGGGACTATGCGCCGTAATAAAGAGTGGCACTTGGTGAGGAGTTATACTGTCTGCGCAGCTTAGCATAGCCGTTCACCAGTTTATCGTAAATGGGTTAACACCTCTGCTAAAATAGCGGAGAGGCGAATTTGATACGAGTGTGTTATGCGTTCACATAGAGAATCAGCATCAGTCATTGCCCAGATCTCATTGCCAGCTGAGGAACGATTAAAATCACCCCCAGCGGGAGTCTGAGCAGGGCACATACCTGGAGGAGGAAGAAAAGtacgtttaaaaaaaattattattcattcttgggatgtggacgtagctggcaaggccggcatttattgcccatctctaattgtctctcaagaaggtggtggtgagctgccttcttgaacctgtgcagtgaaggtgctcccacagtgctgcgagggagggagttccaggactttgacccagcgacgatgaaggaatggccaatatatttctaagtctggatggtgtgtgacttggaggggaacgtggaggtggtggtgttcccatgtacctgctgccctagtccttctaggtggtagaggtcgcgggttcgggaggtgctgctaaagaagccttggcgagttgctgcagtgcatcttgtagatggtacacactgcagccacggtgcgctggtggtggagggagtgaatgttgaaggtggtggatggggatccgatcaagtgggctgctttgtcctggatggtgtcgagcgtctcgagtgttgttggagctgtggcaagtggagagtattccgtcacactcctgacttgcaccttgtagatgatggaaaggctttggggagtcaggaggtgagacactcgctgcagaatacccagcctctgacctgcccttgtaGCCACAACCACAACATCAGAGTCGAcgttgccgccctaagcgagacccggcaggcaggggaaggccagctcaaaggtggaggttacacctggaaaggcaaaccagaagaagaacgctgcttccatggagttggtttcgccatcaagaacgagctagtcgaccgcctcagagactcctctTGCAGGATtagcgaacatctcatgactctccggctcaccctatcccggaaccagtgcgccacagttatcagtgcgtacgccccaacactcgatgcaacagatgaggccaaagaggcattctactccagcctcgaacaatccctgtcccgtgtccctacggatgacaaactgatcctccacggcgacttcaacgccagagtcagtaaggacacagacctctggggaggcgtgatcggcagagagggggcagggaaaaccaactccagcggcaccatgctcctgacaaaatgtctagaacatgaccttgtcatcaccaacaccttgttccaccagaaggacaagtacaaggcatcatggcaacaccctcgctccaaacactggcacctactcgactacgtcatcattcgagcgagggactgcaaggacgtgtgcatcacccgcgccataacaggagccgacgactgctggatggaccaccgcctaatccgttccatcgtcAACATCAATATAACATcaaagcgacgacggcaacagaagctATGCCgcagaaaatcaacgctggagcactcaaagacccagctaagagagccctatacagctagttcctcactgccaacctggtgaccctcgatgaccccgagatacagggtgcccacagcgcttggtctgccctccaggccaccataaccagtgcctgagaagagacgcttggtcactcaaccaggaaacaccaggactggtttgttgagaatgaccaggagatccaagaactaatagatctcaagcgcagggcatttctgaacctaaagcaacaacccaactctggagcagcaaagcagctctacagacggctgaaggctgaaatccaacaaaaaacccgcgacctaaagaatagatggtgggtggagaacgcacaggagattcagcagttggccgacagccacgacgtgtgaggattcttcaccgcagttaagcccacctacggcccaagtatccaaggccccaccccactgctggccaagaatagagaggcactcatcaaggacaccgaggaagTCAGGACCCGCtaaaaggagcacttcgaagatctccttaatcaagactctgcccttgagtgtcctcaactccatcccgcagcatgctacccgccaccatctcagcaaaaccccagccctgcacacgatagaaaaggccatccatcagctccagaacaacaaggcatcaggagcagatggaatccccgctgaggcaccaaagtatggtggagaggcactattggcgcgaatgcatgacctcatctctctcatctagaaggaggagagcatgccgggagatctcagagatgccgtaatcgtgatcatctttaaaaaaggggagaagtctgactgcagcaactacagaggaatctccctgttgtcggtcactgggaaagtcatcgctagaatcctcctcaactgtcttctccctgtggttaaagagctcctcccagagtcacaatgcagattccatccacggggtacaacggacatgatctttatggcgcgacaactgcaagagaaatgcagggaacagcaccaacccttgtacatggccttctttgacctcacaaaggcctttgacactgttaaccgcgaggatctatggagcgtcctcccccatttcggctgcccccaaaagtttgtcgtcatcctccgcctgctccacgatgacatgcaagtcgtgatccttaccagcagatccaccacagacccaatccacgtccggatcggggtcaagcagtgctgtgtcatcgcaccaaccctcttctcgatcttcctcgctgcaatgctccatctcactctcaacatgctccccgctggagtgaaaccaaactatagaaccaatgggaacctgttcagcctgcgtcgcctccaggccagatctaagaccaTCCCAtcgtctgtcattgaactacagtacgcggacgacgcttgcgtctgctgacattcagaggctgaactccaagccattgttaaCACCTtcacgaggcgtacgaaagcatgggccttacgctaaacatctataagacaaaagtcctccaccaacctgaccccgccgcacagcactgccccccggtcatcaaaatctacagtgcggcttggacaacatggaccatttcccatacctcgggaacctactatcagcaagggcaggcattggcgaagaggtccaacaccgcctccagtgtgccagtgcagccttcggtcgcctgagcaagagagtgttcgaagaccaggccctcaaatctagcaccaagcttatggtctacagggctgcagtgatacccgccctcctgtatgactcagagacgtggaccatatacagtggacccctcaactcgctggagaaataccacgaacgctgtctccgctagatcctacaaatcgcctaggaggacagacgcaccaacgtcagtgttctcgatcagtccaacatccccagcatcgaagcactgaccacactcaatcagctccgttggacgggccacgttgtccacatacccgacacgagactcccaaagcaagcgctctactcggaactccttcacggcaaccgagccccaggtgggcagaggaaatgtttcaaggacaccctcaaagcatccttgataaagtgcaacatccccatcgacacctgggagtccctggccaaagaccgccctaagtgaaggaagaacatctgggagggcgctgagcacctcgagtctcgtcgccgagagcatgcagaaaaccagcgcaagcagcggaaggagcgtgcggcaaaccagactccccacccatccctttcctccaaccactgtctgtcccacctgtgacagagactgtaattccagtattggactgttcagtcacctgagaactcacttttagagtggaagcaagtcttcctcgattttgagggactgcctatgatgatgatgatttatgtggctggtccagttaagattctggtcaatggtgacccccccaggaggttgatggtgggggatttggcgatggtaatgccgttgaatgtcaaggggcggtggttagactctcgtttgttggagatggtcattgcctggcacttgtgtggcgcgaatgttacttgccacttatcagcccaagcctgaatgtcgtccaggccttgctgcatgcgggcacggactgctccattatctgaggagttgcgagtggaattgaacactgtgcaagcatcagcgaacatccccacttctgaccttatgatggagggaaggtcattgatgaagcagctgaacgtGGTtgagccgaggacactgccctgagcaacACAGTTCTCACAGACTGTCATCCAATGTCAGGGGAAAGCAACTTTATATAtccgagcaacaacaacaacaacttgcttttatatagcgcctttaatgttccTCAACTAACACCtaacaacagattatctgaccattatcacttgctgtttgtgggagcttgctgtgcgcatattggctgccgcgtttcccgcattacaacagtgactccactccaaaattacttcattggctgtaaagtgctttgagacgcccggtggtcattgaaaggcgctatataactgcaagtctttcttttccttttaaAGACAGCTGCATCGCCGAGATCGGGTCGTTGGCACCTCTGCACACTTTTCCAGGGATGTGCCGTGCAGCCGCAGACCCCGGCACTGACCAGCAGGGGGGGATACATTGCTTCCGAGGCCGACCTGTGGGAGAGAGAAACCCGATCTTGGCAACCAACCCATGCTTGTCAGCTTCACACCAGTTACATTCCCCCTCCGCCCTGCAGCGCAGAGCTGACAGGGAATCCTGACAAACTCATCACATCTAAAGCGTGTCAAATTTTGCCCTCCCCGAATTTATTCCTACGACCGCAGGACAACGTGTCCCGTTTCCAATCCCAGTGGTTCTAACTTTGCAGCACCAGCATACCGTGGTAAAAGGTTCGATTCCAGTTGAAATAATAAGGGACATAATAGATATCGACTTGGACATAAACCTTCACCCTTGCTAGGTCACAATCCCAGCGTAActagggttaccaaccctccagggtTTCCCCTGGAGAATTCAGGAATTAAGGAGTAACCTCCAGGACAAAAGCCAGGAGAACAATCATAGGGGCAAtaaaaaatatgtttttaaaaaaatattttggctGGGAAATTGCGTAGCATAACATccgtgaggcgggacttcctgtaccAGACACAGAGGTCCTGCCCCGCTCATGAAATTGGTGTTACCGCCCCGCGGGGAAGTGGAGTACAAAAAAATGCGGGGTGTGAACGATGAAAGTGGGGCGCGAGCGATGTAGGCGGGGTGGGAACGATGTAGGCGGGGCGCGAGCGATGTAAGCAGGGCGGGAGTGATGAAGGTGGGGCGGGAGTGATGTAAACGGGGCGCGAGCTATATAAGCAGGGCAGGAGCTATGTAGGAGGGGTGGGAACGATGTAGGTGGGGCGCGAGCGATGTAGGCGGGGTGGGAACGATGTAGGCGGGGCGCAAGCGATGTAGGCGGGGCGCGAGCGATGTAGGCGGGGTGGGAACGATGTAGGCGGGGCGCGAACGATGTAGGCGGGGCGGGAATGATGTAGGCGGGGCGCGAGCGATGTAGGCGGGGCGCGAGCGATGTAGGCGGGGCGCGAGCGATGTAGGCGGGGCGCGAGCGATGTAGGCGGGGTGCGAGCGATGTAGGCGGGGCGCGAGCGATGTAGGCGGGGCGGGAACGATGTAGGCGGGGCGCGAGCGATGTAGGCGGGGCGGGAACGATGTAGGCGGGACGCGAGCGATGTAGGCGGGGCGGGAACGATGTAGGCGGGGCGCGAGCGATGTAGGCGGGGCGGGAACGATGTAGGCGGGACGCGAGCGATGTAGGCGGGGCGGGAACGATGTAGGCGGGGCGCGAGCGATGTAGGCGGGGCGGGAACGATGTAGGCGGGACGCGAGCGATGTAGGCGGGGCGGGAACGATGTAGGTGGGGCGCGAGCGATGTAAGCGGGGCGCGAGCTATGTAGGCGGGGTGCGAGCGATGTAAGCGGGGTGGGAGCTATGTAGGCGGGGTGGGAACGATGTAAGCGGGGCGGGAGCTATGTAAGCGGGGCGCGAGCGATGTAAGCGGGGCGGGAACGATGTAGGCAGGGCGGGAACGATGTAGGCAGGGCGGGAACAATGTAGGCGGGGTGCGAGCGATGTAAGCAGGGCGCGAGCTATGTAGGCGGGGTGCGAGCGATGTAAGCGGGGTGGGAGCTATGTAGGCGGGGCGCGAGCGATGTAGGCAGGGCGGGAACGATGTAGGCAGGGCGGGAACGATGTAGGCGGGGCGGGAACGATGTAGGCGGGGCGGGAACGATGTAGGCGGGGCGGGAACGATGTAAGCGGGGCGGGAACGATGTAAGCGGGGCGGGAGCGATGTAAGCGGGGCGGGAACGATGTAAGCGGGGCGGGAGCGATGTAAGCGGGGCTGGAACGATGTAGGCGGGGCGGGAACGATGTAGGCGGGGCTGGAACGATGTAGGCGGGGCTGGAACGATGTAGGCGGGGCGGGAACGATGTAAGCGGGGCGGGAACGATGTAGGCGGGGCGGGAACGATGTAAGCGGGGCGGGAACGATGTAAGCGGGGCGGGAACGATGTAGGCAGGGCGGGAACGATGTAGGCGGGGCTGGAACGATGTAGGCGGGGCGGGAACGATGTAGGCGGGGCTGGAACGATGTAGGCGGGGCTGGAACGATGTAGGCGGGGCGGGAACGATGTAGGCGGGGCGGGAACGATGTAAGCGGGGCTGGAACGATGTAAGCGGGGCTGGAACGATGTAAGCGGGGCTGGAACGATGTAAGCGGGGCGGGAACGATGTAGGCGGGGCGGGAACGATGTAGGCGGGGCTGGAACGATGTAAGCGGGGCGGGAACGATGTAAGCGGGGCGGGAACGATGTAGGCGGGGCGGGAACGATGTAGGCGGGGCTGGAACGATGTAAGCGGGGCGGGAACGATGTAGGCGGGGCTGGAACGATGTAAGCGGGGCGGGAACGATGTAAGCGGGGCGCGACCGATGTGGGCGGGGTGCGAGCGATGTGGGCGGGGTGCGAGCGATGTGGGCGGGGCGCGAGCGATGTAGGTGGGGCGCGAGCGATGTAGGTGGGGCGCGAGCGATGTAAGCGGGGCGCGAGCGATGTGGGCGGGGCGCGAGCGATGTAGGCGGGGCGCGAGCGATGTAAGCGGGGCGCGAGCGATGTGGGCGGGGCGCGAGCGATGTAGGCGGGGCGCGAGCGATGTGGGCGGGGCGCGAGCGATGTAGGTGGGGCGCGAGCGATGTAAGCGGGGCGCGACCGATGTCGGAGGGGCGCGAGCGATGTAGGCGGGGCGCGAGCGATGTGGGCGGGGCGCGAGCGATGTGGGCGGGGCGCGAGCGATGTGGGCGGGGCGCGAGCGATGTAAGCGGGGTGCGAGCGATGTGGGCGGGGTGCGAGCGATGTAGGTGGGGCGCGAGCGATGTAGGCGGGACGCGAGCGATGTGGGCGGGGCGCGAGCGATGTAGGAGGGGCGCGAGCGATGTAGGCGGGGCGCGAGCGATGTAGGCGGGGCGGGAACGATGTGGGCGGGGCGCGAGCGATGTGGGCGGGGCGCGAGCGATGTGGGCGGGGCGCGAGCGATGTAGGCGGGGCGGGAACGATGTAGGCGGGGCGGGAACGATGTAGGCGGGGCGCGAGCGATGTAGGCGGGGCGGGAACGATGTAGGCGGGACGCGAGCGATGTAGGCGGGGCGGGAACGATGTAGGTGGGGCGCGAGCGATGTAAGCGGGGCGCGAGCTATGTAGGCGGGGTGCGAGCGATGTAAGCGGGGTGGGAGCTATGTAGGCGGGGTGGGAACGATGTAAGCGGGGCGGGAGCTATGTAAGCGGGGCGCGAGCGATGTAAGCGGGGCGGGAACGATGTAGGCAGGGCGGGAACGATGTAGGCAGGGCGGGAACAATGTAGGCGGGGTGCGAGCGATGTAAGCAGGGCGCGAGCTATGTAGGCGGGGTGCGAGCGATGTAAGCGGGGTGGGAGCTATGTAGGCGGGGCGCGAGCGATGTAGGCAGGGCGGGAACGATGTAGGCAGGGCGGGAACGATGTAGGCGGGGCGGGAACGATGTAAGCGGGGCGGGAACGATGTAAGCGGGGCGGGAGCGATGTAAGCGGGGCGGGAACGATGTAAGCGGGGCGGGAGCGATGTAAGCGGGGCGGGAACGATGTAGGCAGGGCGGGAACGATGTAGGCGGGGCTGGAACGATGTAGGCGGGGCGGGAACGATGTAGGCGGGGCTGGAACGATGTAGGCGGGGCTGGAACGATGTAGGCGGGGCGGGAGCGATGTAAGCGGGGCGGGAACGATGTAGGCAGGGCGGGAACGATGTAGGCGGGGCTGGAACGATGTAAGCGGGGCGGGAACGATGTAGGCGGGGCGGGAACGATGTAGGCGGGGCTGGAACGATGTAAGCGGGGCGGGAACGATGTAGGCGGGGCGGGAACGATGTAGGCGGGGCGGGAACGATGTAGGCGGGGCTGGAACGATGTAAGCGGGGCGGGAACGATGTAGGCGGGGCTGGAACGATGTAAGCGGGGCGGGAACGATGTAAGCGGGGCGCGACCGATGTGGGCGGGGTGCGAGCGATGTGGGCGGGGTGCGAGCGATGTGGGCGGGGTGCGAGCGATGTAGGTGGGGCGCGAGCGATGTAAGCGGGGCGCGAGCGATGTGGGCGGGGCGCGAGCGATGTAGGCGGGGCGCGAGCGATGTGGGCGGGGCGCGAGCGATGTAGGTGGGGCGCGAGCGATGTAAGCGGGGTGCGAGCGATGTGGGCGGGGTGCGAGCGATGTAGGTGGGGCGCGAGCGATGTAGGTGGGGCGCGAGTGATGTAAGCGGGGCGCGAGCGATGTGGGCGGGGCGCGAGCGATGTAGGCGGGGCGCGAGCGATGTGGGCGGGGCGCGAGCGATGTAGGTGGGGCGTGAGCGATGTAAGCGGGGCACGACCGATGTAGGAGGGGCGCGAGCGATGTAGGCGGGGCGCGAGCGATGTGGGCGGGGCGCGAGCGATGTGGGCGGGGCGCGAGCGATGTGGGCGGGGCGCGAGCGATGTAAGCGGGGCGCGAGCGATGTGGGCGGGGTGCGAGCGATGTAGGTGGGGCGCGAGCGATGTAGGCGGGGCGCGAGCGATGTGGGCGGGGCGCGAGCGATGTAGGAGGGGCGCGAGCGATGTAGGCGGGGCGCGAGCGATGTAGGCGGGGCGGGAACGATGTGGGCGGGGCGCGAGCGATGTGGGCGGGGCGCGAGCGATGTGGGCGGGGCGCGAGCGATGTGGGTGGGGCGTGAGCGATGTAGGAGGGGCGCGAGCGATGTAGGCGGGGCGCGAGCGATGTAGGCGGGGCGGGAACGATGTGGGCAGGGCGCGAGCGATGTGGGCGGGGCGCGAGCGATGTAGGTGGGGCGCGAGCGATGTAGGAGGGGCGCGAGCGATGTAGGTGGGGCGCGAGCGATGTAGGCGGGGCGGGAACGATGTGGGCGGGGCGCGAGCGATGTAGGTGGGGCGCGAGCGATGTAGGCGGGGCGCGAGCGATGTAGGCGGGGCGGGAACGATGTGGGCGGGGCGCGAGCGATGTGGGCGGGGCGCGAGCGATGTGGGCGGGGTGCGAGTGATGTGGGCGGGGTGCGAGCGATGTGGGCGGGGCGCGAGCGATGTGGGCGGGGCGCGAGCGATGTAAGCAGGGCACAGCGCCACGCACCAGGGATAGTAGCGCTTCTGCGGATGAGGGGCCCTCCTCTTCATtacaggggagggccaagctgcagaccCTGTGGGGCCCTGCCTGGACCACCGAGGAGCAGGGGTGCCGTGCCATCagtactcaagcagagtgccgggccaccagatcgcagcacggaccccgcgTTGACAGAGACAATGGGCTGCGAcacgcacggacatgatgggctgaatggcctcctcctgtgtgggaatttttctatgattctgtgatttttCTGTGAAGTAAGTCGGctcattttttttactcacacgcacGCCACCTCTCCTTTAAGGAGTGCCCCACGAGTGGCCACCAGCCCGCCGTGTACGCGCCCCCGGAATCTCTCGCTGGCTGCGGCCCGCGCAGCTTCAAGGGGCGATACCGGATgtttgctccggggcgaaaacaggtcgctgcgcacggtggcGGGAGATGTGGGGCGCTACCAGTTACCGCCAGCGCTAAACTCacgtggaatttagcgggagtcgttagctgcGCCATGCGCCCCTGGCAAACAGTCATTTGTGACCTGTTAGTGCCAATGGAAGGCacaaacaaccccaatttctctCACTTTGTTTGAACACTTTCGCCCCGAAGATAATGGACATGGAAATAAAGGCCGTTTGACTGACAGTGAAGATTCAACTAATGGGGGAGGCGGGGCACCTCAGTGTTGACGTGTCGGGCGACCAATAGCGGGAGGGTGGGGGCGGGTCGGTGGGAGGCaggtggtcatgtgatgaaacttccaggaatGTGTcccaccagagttggcaaccctaccagcaccaagggagggccctcaccacacggactgcagcttttCCCATTAATGGCAGCCAGCACTTTCTGGGGAACTGCAGGCGACATTTCAACCTCTCTTTTCTATCACCTGTCATTTTCAGCGATTTGGAAATCGCGTTCTCCAATTCCTATCCATTCCAAAAGCCCAAACTCTTGGTGATGATGCCTGTTGCCTCCAGAACGATCTGATATAAGTATCTGATGTAAGTACATATTTTTTCTTAACTATCCTGGGATGGGAGGGctggcctatgaggagagattgagtagaatgggcccatatttgttggagtttagaagaatgagaggtgctctcattaAATTCTTagaaggattgacagggtagatgcagggaggatgtttcccccgggctggggtgtctagaaccaggggtcaaagtctcaggataaggggtcggccatttaggactgagatgaggaggaatttcttcactcagagggtggtgaatctttggaattctctaccccagagggctgtggaggctcagtctctgagtatattcaagaatgagaGTGATAGATTATTGgacagtaagggaatcaagggatatggagatcaggcgggtaggtggggttgaggtcgcagatcagccatgatcttatcgaatggcggag harbors:
- the LOC139227960 gene encoding uncharacterized protein; the encoded protein is MAQLTTPAKFHVSLALALAPRLHRSRPTYIVPAPPTSLASRLHRSRPAYIARAPPTSFPPRLHRSRPAYIARAPPTSLAPRPHRSRPAHIVPAPPTSLAPRLHRSRPSYIARAPPTSLASRLHRSRPTYIARTPPTSLAPRLHRSRPAHIARAPPTSLAPRPHRSRPAYIARAPPTSVAPRLHRSRPTYIARAPPTSLAPRLHRSRPAHIARAPLTSLAPRLHRSRPAHIARAPLTSLAPHLHRSRPTYIARAPPTSLAPRPHRSHPAHIGRAPLTSFPPRLHRSSPAYIVPAPLTSFQPRLHRSRPAYIVPAPLTSFPPRLHRSSPAYIVPAPPTSFPPRLHRSSPAYIVPAPLTSFQPRLHRSRPAYIVPAPPTSFQPRLHRSSPAYIVPAPPTSFQPRLHRSRPAYIVPAPLTSFPPRLHRSRPAYIVPAPLTSFPPRLHRSSPAYIVPAPPTSFPPRLHRSSPAYIAPAPLTSFPPRLHRSRPAYIVPAPLTSFPPRLHRSRPAYIVPAPPTSFPPCLHRSRPAYIARAPPT